In one Vidua chalybeata isolate OUT-0048 chromosome 4, bVidCha1 merged haplotype, whole genome shotgun sequence genomic region, the following are encoded:
- the ABCE1 gene encoding ATP-binding cassette sub-family E member 1 has product MADKLTRIAIVNHDKCKPKKCRQECKKSCPVVRMGKLCIEVTSQSKIAWISETLCIGCGICIKKCPFGALSIVNLPSNLEKETTHRYCANAFKLHRLPIPRPGEVLGLVGTNGIGKSTALKILAGKQKPNLGKYDDPPDWQEILTYFRGSELQNYFTKILEDDLKAIIKPQYVDQIPKAAKGTVGSILDRKDETKTQTVVCQQLDLTHLKERNVEDLSGGELQRFACAVVCIQKADIFMFDEPSSYLDVKQRLKAAITIRSLINPDRYIIVVEHDLSVLDYLSDFICCLYGVPSAYGVVTMPFSVREGINIFLDGYVPTENLRFRDASLVFKVAETANEEEVKKMCMYKYPGMKKKMGEFELSIVAGEFTDSEIMVMLGENGTGKTTFIRMLAGRLTPDEGGEVPVLNVSYKPQKISPKSTGSVRQLLHEKIRDAYTHPQFVTDVMKPLQIENIIDQEVQTLSGGELQRVALALCLGKPADVYLIDEPSAYLDSEQRLMAARVIKRFILHAKKTAFVVEHDFIMATYLADRVIVFDGIPSKNTLANSPQTLLAGMNKFLSQLEITFRRDPNNYRPRINKLNSIKDVEQKKSGNYFFLDD; this is encoded by the exons ATGGCAGACAAATTAACAAGAATTGCTATAGTCAACCATGACAAATGTAAGCCAAAGAAATGTCGTCAGGAATGCAAGAAGAGTTGTCCTGTGGTTCGAATGG gaaAACTTTGCATAGAAGTCACATCACAGAGCAAAATAGCATGGATTTCAGAAACACTTTGTATTGGTTGTGGTATTTGCATCAAG AAATGTCCTTTTGGAGCCTTGTCAATTGTTAACTTACCTAGCAACCTGGAGAAAGAAACAACACATAGATACTGTGCCAATGCCTTTAAACTTcacag GTTGCCTATCCCTCGTCCAGGTGAAGTACTGGGATTGGTTGGAACCAATGGTATTGGAAAATCAACTGCCTTGAAAATTttagcaggaaaacaaaagccaaatcTTGGAAAATATGAT GATCCACCTGACTGGCAAGAAATTTTGACTTACTTCCGAGGATCTGaactacaaaattattttaccaaGATCCTGGAAGATGACCTTAAAGCTATCATTAAACCTCAGTACGTGGACCAGATCCCTAAAGCTGCAAAG GGAACAGTGGGATCAATTCTGGATAGGAAGGATGAAACTAAGACACAAACTGTTGTATGTCAGCAGCTTG ACTTAACAcacctgaaagaaagaaatgttgaGGACCTTTCAGGAGGAGAACTTCAGAGATTTGCTTGTGCAGTTGTTTGCATTCAGAAGGCTGATAT CTTCATGTTTGATGAACCTTCCAGCTACTTGGATGTCAAGCAGCGCTTGAAGGCTGCCATTACTATTCGGTCCCTCATAAACCCTGACAG gtaCATTATTGTTGTAGAGCATGATCTAAGTGTGTTAGATTATCTCTCTGACTTTATCTGCTGCCTGTATGGTGTGCCAAGTGCTTATGGTGTTGTTACCATGCCTTTCAGCGTAAGAGAAG gcataaatattttcctagatGGCTATGTTCCAACAGAAAATCTAAGGTTTCGAGACGCATCTCTGGTATTTAAAGTAGCTGAAACAGCTAACGAAGAAGAGGTTAAAAAGATGTGTATGTACAAATAtccaggaatgaaaaaaaagatgggaGAATTTGAGCTATCCATTGTAGCTGGAGAATTCACCGATTCTGAAATTATGGTGATGTTAGGGGAAAATG gaacTGGCAAAACAACATTTATCCGAATGCTTGCAGGAAGACTTACACCTGATGAAGGAG GTGAGGTCCCAGTCCTAAATGTCAGCTACAAACCACAGAAAATCAGCCCTAAATCTACG GGAAGTGTCCGTCAGCTGCTGCACGAGAAGATCAGAGATGCCTATACACACCCCCAGTTTGTAACTGATGTGATGAAACCTCTTCAGATAGAAAACATCATTGACCAGGAG GTTCAGACGCTGTCTGGTGGTGAGTTGCAGCGTGTGGCGTTAGCTCTTTGTCTGGGTAAACCGGCAGATGTGTATCTGATTGATGAGCCCTCAGCATATCTGGACTCTGAACAGCGTCTGATGGCTGCCAGAGTCATTAAACG TTTCATTCTCCATGCtaaaaaaacagcttttgtgGTAGAACATGATTTTATCATGGCTACATATCTTGCTGATCGCGTGATTGTTTTTGATGGCATTCCTTCCAAGAACACACTGGCAAACAG